Part of the Gigantopelta aegis isolate Gae_Host chromosome 15, Gae_host_genome, whole genome shotgun sequence genome is shown below.
TGCATACCTATTTGGACGATTGGTTGATCCCAGCTTCGTCGCACCAGGAGTGTCAGACCAATGTTGGGTTGGTTTTGGACACGATCCTCCAATTGGGTTTTATTCCCATTTGGGTGAAATCGGAGTTAACGCTGTCTCACATTTTCACATATCTCGGAGTGGTCTTCGAGTTTGTTGTAGCGTCGGTTCGTCCCACCGATGCGCATATCCACAATTTCCAAATGTCGGCACGACGTTTGATGGGGGAGCAAAGTACTACGGTACAATCTCTCCATGTGGTGTTGGGCCACCTCGAATCTCTGGCCTCATTGATCATGcggttcagacgattcaaacGACCACTCCAGTGGCATTTGTCCCCACGGTGGGACGGTCAAAATTGGGACATGATAGTGCCTCTGGGTCCGGATCTGATCCTGTTCACGGATGTGTCGCTGCACGGGTACGGGGCGCATCTGttggatcaacacatttcaggggtatggaatctctccgagaggaagcttcatatcaactgtttggagatggaggcagtgttgcggctcaacacgtcgtgtttgtgcgcagggcaacggaaaggggtcgacctcttttccgtccgactgccatcgattcacgcttcggacatgttaacactccacccttttctgagggatggggttttttgtagtgttgtctaccgtttcctctccctggggagatgtttttcctccctttcatggggatgagttcttcttttgggaagcccctttttattcccaaaagttttttgactccttgttaccATATGTCGTGGTTCGAcctatctccatgtcattacttcaaaggagctttttgggtacgGTAAAtcctctattttcttaccttctcccattaatgttgaattcacgtgctctaacggtgtcattgcacgtccgttatagcatatttgttgtgctagcacagtaagttgaataagactattagaaaatttgtttctaattttcattattattcatacttacctagtgctagcacaacaaactatacctcccacccacccacccacccctatgaggatttccctcggtgggtggactttgaaccgagaatgaagttacaggtagcccgtgcaaggatagcattgcgcatatccggcaagggagagaattctgcagtgtgtaggtatgacttaggttgaatagcatatttgttgtgctagcactaggtaagtatgaataataatgaaaattagaaacaaattttataatttgagCTACTATTGTGGACAATATTTCTAAATCTTAGGTAGCTGGAAGTctgttcacgtgagttttacttggcataaccgaacaatcggttacatgAATCTAGTTCCTAGTAACCAATCAGTTGGACCTACCTAAttgtaaaacacttgaactatggttctatgctacattggtggttgaaatgtattttttaaaaacctgatTTTCAATTTGACTTTGATAGGGTACTACTAATTTTAGAAATTAgttgttcaccacgtaaccaaTTGGCAGTtcacgtgattttaaagttgcataactgACATGCGAACAGAATAACGGTGCTGGTGAAATATTGTGTCCTGTACTATAAACATGCTGATTAGAAATATATTGGATATACAGTTCATATTTGCAGTAAGAAGAAATAAGGCGATGCATATTTCCTGTTGCTTTTTATAAGCATTATTCATGTATATTTACTAAACATTTTTGATTTGATAGGTTCATCTTGTTGGAATTAACATTTTCAATGACAAAAAGTATGAAGATATGTGTCCATCGACTCACAACATGGATGTTCCAGTCATTAAACGTCAAGAATACCAGGTGAGAATGCAGCTGCTAGTCTAATAATTCTACATTAACAAAATTCAATGCGAGTCGAAGACCACTCCTGAAGTGGTACTAAGGTCGATGATAGTCACTTTTCGCgtccttgttttggcttcgtatgcaataaaatatagcatagcttaccgtaatttcacctgaaatccatattttgtaaaaggtacGATTTTTTTAATcgcaagattttcttcaaacacattcaggtgcattagtaatgttcaaacaaaataaatttcagtaGCAATTTTGcgttggaatttttccagcattcttaaaatggaagtgtcatgtacccagtgtatggttattgtaaggagactCAAACTGGTGTCATTGGAAAACTGAAATCGTTCAAATTCAAAActagctatattattactatgctttgcaacattaaaataaaaactggtctactaaccttgacccttttcaaatttctataactCACAGACAACGCTGTTAACAGGTCGGTATTTTTTCATGCTCCTGCACagaatattaagttttaaaagatgaaagaaataaaaaattaccttTTGTCAAGTATATCATATCAAACAATTACCCTtggatatgctatatttattgttgtcGATCTTAGGCGAGCAATCTcatgaagtttcaaataaaaaggtggggttttttttaatgcaatgtGATCAATTTGATGTTCTACTAAAAGTTTCAAAGCAAGTGGAGGGGAGCGCACATGCATTATGCCTTATCGTGACTCATAATAACTGATAACAATAAACCCATATTAATTCATGTATACCTTTTTCgttattaaaaagtaaagtttgaaCATTGTGCAGCTATCTGTATCGGCAGTGTGAAAATAAAGTGCTTGTTTTATGTCGTCTGTTAACAGATCTGTGGTTTGTACCAGCACACTGTGTTTTTGTCACAATGttcaatgtttgtttttcaactgGACCCATAAGCACCAGTACATTTTAGTCCTAATGCAGAATAGATTTAATTATGGTATTGCTGTACCCATGATTTTGTGGGCTACCACATTTTGTGAGGAATGGTTAGGTTTGAGCTAAGGAGATGCCAATAAACTAAACATTTTGCAAGACTAAGTCCACtgaattttgtgttgttttttagttaAACAATATTGAGGAGGGATTTTGCACACTGATGGATGAAAATGGCAAAGAACGCGAGGACTTGAAACTACCAGAAAACGACATAGGCGATGAAATAAAAAAGCGCTTTGAATCTGGTAACGAAACTCTACTGGTGAGTATTTTTGACTTTTAATTAGCTTTCTTCCCCCTCCCCAATGCACTGTAATTAGCATAatggaaaattttgaaaatcatggaatttgaaatttaaaaatattgcttCCGCCCCTGACATAACCATGCAAAAATGAAACACCcagaaatgaaattttaataaaatgtgtaattctTAAATCTGTAAATCCGATGGTTGTCTAGAAGCACAATTCCTGAACTGGTTCCAGTTAGAATTAGTTAATTAACTGGTATTTGTCTCCCTAGTATTacagcatttcatttcaaacatAATGCATGCAGTTATTTAGTCATGCGACTAGTATTGTAATGCTTTTATGGCAATAAAAGCATTACATTGCATGCATAATGCATACAACTGAGAAACGGTTAACTGTTCTTTGCCGCCtgaggcccaaaacacaccgaagcTGGATCAGGGATGGGGGCGGTATGGTACCAGTAGAAAATGAAACGCACAACATGTCTGTGCTGGCgcaaactacagatctggcaacagatgACATGGAACACGtgctatatttttacattgcCAGACTGGCAGCTGAAGCCTCTGCTagccatattttaatttatttttcttaataaacaaTGGGAAAGATGTATATCCATCAAAATAGGATGGTGGTTATTATTGTTGGTGTTTACAGAAGAAACTATATCTAAAGATATGAGCGCAATTAGTATATATTGAAAATGCAGAGATACAGAtccagacgtcaaaatacaAGGTGTCTCGGCCAGACCAAGTTGAGACTAGTTTAAGAAGAGTAACATTCCTACTGTTTGTACGTCCACAAAATGCACTAGTTTCActcttgtaactttatccagatgtgtacagggccccgttccacaaacgaattgtagctaaggttaattgtagtgacttgcGGTGAATTTTACAACTAGCACCGTAAACTTTATAGCCATTCCACAAAGCAGCCGTACGGTAGTCATAAGTGCCCccttaatgattaaaatattctttacaaagaagtacgaattagttaaataatgaattggttACAGACTTTTTGGAACATCttagatgtattcattggtatcggacctccatgaagtaactttgtcaatgtatttgctaagcgataattgtcacatgcataagacatgagagttatctcccgtattttcgtgtgaaagtctatggcctagaatgttttttcaTAGAACCCAAGTTTTATAAacggtatttggtatatattagatccatttttatacaaaaagttagtatccttcttagaaaatgacaaaatcatcatttaactgccatttgacagctacgttggtggcttacaactgccttgTACCTATTGAAAATTTTgacagtaatttacgacgatagtaaaCTATGCCGCGTCGTTGAACGGGCTGTCGATCATAGAAAAAAGTTAAGGTCgtgatggtaggtatttacggcgatagtagtgccaAGAtagcttcatggaacggggcccaggtttgttaaaactgaccaaacgttttgttaatttttatatgggttgaaactagcgtTTGCGACTTAAAAAAAGTTACTGATAATAACCACCTCCCACTTGAATACaccaattaattaatgtatgtgCTTTTTATAAACATACTGAATGGCTTACTTTATTATTCTTCACAGGTGACGGTTTTAAAGGCTATTGACAAGGAGCAAATAATTAGCGTAAAAAAGGCTTCTGCTGACTGATACCAACAATGCAACTTGAGCCATGGTCTCTTGGGCGTTGCCTTGGTGATGCCGAGATGTTGCCATGGCGAAGCCTTCACATCATGGACTTGCTTCTTAAAGATGGTGCCAGGGTTAATAATTTTTAGTACTTTTCTTCTTCTCACAACAGGACACTGCATTTGTGATCATGAAATGTGGACAGCTTTTGGTGGTATTGGAATGTACTACATGTGACGTAACCATATTTGCAGATATTTGTTGCTGATGGCAGTGCTTGTTTTCATAATCATTCTCtggaaaaacaataaaatatctcttaaTACAGCACCTATTGACCCTCACCACACaagtgtttcttttattttccaCGATGATTCTCGAAATTGTTCTAAAAATTGGAAACTAATAAATGACCAGCAATCTGCAGTTGTTTATCATTGCACTGGTGAAAACAGGTTATAGAAGTAGTTAAGCAGGCTTAAAAAAGCAGTacaaaaatttactttaaacaaCATCTCTAAAAGAACAATAGACTGTTAAAAACtgcagtaatttttaaaaacttaaaatgaaatagtaattgttaaaacatttataagctTATAAGAGTAtaatttaaccaaaaaaaaaataaaaatcggtGAAAACAGTTGAGATTTATCACTGCGCCCTCAGACGAAACTATTTGAGACATTGTGAATTGATGCATAAGAAGTTAGTTGCATGAAAGATTGGAAAGGAAATTCACACATTTCTTACGTTATCCCGAGTGCAGACATTTGCTTCAAATGTGTAATCTGACGGTAAATCTAAACAACGTGTTGGGGTGTATATTTGGAGCTGGTGTGCAAGATGTTTTGCATCTTCTGGATGAAGATTATACTGTGTTGCTATCTTTGACAAGAAGGCTCCTTGATTGTAATTTGCTATaatgtaaatttatattatgtaataaattacatttcCCTGTTGATGtgctttgtttttttgtggacAGTGATTGCATTAGTTTTTAGCATTTTTCTAGGAAGTAAGTTGGCATCTCCAGTATTCGGATAGTATAGGGATGTATCAGTTAAACATttgatcagctattgggtgtcgaatGTAAGCATATGGATGAATATTTGCATTAAGAATAGAAATTGCCACAAATCTTTCCATAGAAGCCTAGCTTTTATTTGTGGCGCTCAAAAAGTTCTATTTTTATGTTTGCAAAAGTGTAACAGCCTTATTCTAATGAATAATTGATTTGTACTTGTGGAAACCTAAATCTCGCTTGGAAATTAAAAACACTTCTCCTTTACTGTTCTCGCCATGTGGTGGTAAGCTTTTGATGTGCAACCGAAAAGATATATAATTGGTCGTTAACCCGACATCTATAATAACAGAATAGAGCCTTTATAGAAAAACGGGGcttttttcttgctttttttttttttttaacactttcacaccccaccaccccccacccacccccctaaCCATCCCATCGACGCCTAGCCTCTTATTTGAGGAAGGCTTAGTTACAAATATTTATGGTATGTAATTAAGTATAGCCAGTACAttcaaaaagttaaattttcaatgaatagtacatttaaaattgtgtattatCTATATGGTATCCTCCACAAAGGTATAGAATTGACCATGGTCTATAATGTTGCCTACTGTAAACCAATAAACAATGGATTTTACCGGGGTACTCCCAACATCCTTCTCCTTGTCTACATCTGATTGACTGCATTTTATCCCCAAATATCATTGCATGAATACTCGCCATGTATGGAATGTTGCACTTCTCAAAATGTTGGGGAAATTAAACTAACCCCCAAATAATCTTAGAAAGTGCACCACTACATTGTACGTCTTGGGAGTGATTATAAAGCTATCAacaggtgggggtgggggggatgttCAGGTTTGCCCAAAGGGAATTTTATTTTGGTATATTTTCCAGGAGAGCTCTACTTCACTGTCCACAATATAGACCCACCCCTCAATTTCCTGCACATACGCTTGATTGAGATCAAATATCGAAAACttgttattttgaaaagtcCCAGtatttaggggtttttttctttgtcaGTATCTGGAGGACCaatgaaaaattatattgaatAACAAATAAGTATTTTAGTATTGTCTTAtaaaagtgcttgcttgatgcatagTTGgcttgggatcaatcccagttggtatacccattgggctatttcttgttcaactGTTATATAtctggtcgtggtatgtgctatcctttctgggatggtgcatataaaatatcccttggtactaatggggaaaaaatgtTAGGTTTCCTCAGACTATAtctcaaaattacgaaatgtttgacatccaatagctgatgattaattaaagtgCTTTAATGGTGGTGTTACACATTAaagtctttttattttattttataaaccaatgtatattttttaaatccatgATTTTGGACATGGCCAGTTCTGCTTGTAGTCCGTTAAAGTTACAaggacattatttatttatattgtaactGAACAGATGCATTATGATACAGTACATTAAATTGCAATGGCATGAGTGTTTGTACCCGTTTTAAACACATTGGTTGTGCTAGTGCACAGCAAAAATTAAATCTAAATCTGCCTTGATTATCTTTCAATTTATCATTGTGCTGGTGTACAATTCGTTGAAATTTTATTGtcccatcccagccagtgcctcaTGACTGGCCTATctgaggccatggtatgtgctgtcctgtattaAAGTGAACATGCCAATCACTGCTATTGGAAAGGGGTTTTCTCCATGACCGACAATTGTCAAATGATGGCATTTGATTAATAAATGGTGGTCTCTGCTGGTTGTGTTGAAGCTTTCCGGCTGCCTAAGTGGACCAGTTGGCAAGACCCAGTTATAtggcaggggtgggaattctcctctgatcggctgttttcctctcatggaacattgtgcttcctcacattttaatcgtcctttcctccaaaatgtgtctaATGGCACaaattttaacctaggatttaaagaatttccgggacccctctagatttccttttcttttttcttcttttacagTTCACCAGTTCCCACCCCTGATTACTGGCACATGGATTTCATAATcgattataattttattagaaTATTATCAATTTCCACTGATAACATAATTAAAGCTCCACCTTGAAAATTAAGGCATTaaaggttttgtttaaataaatgcaCATAAGTACactcacaaaataaaaattaacatgtaaactataatatatattttatttgatcaTCGCAAACAGCATTCTTTTCCTATcacaacaaacaaatactttTCTATGGTCCTTTTCAATtatcacaatatacatatatctgCTCTAAAGCTGCAGtctacaatatacaatatatttttatttaaagggacagtcccgagtttactgcattgtaaaatatttccaactaataaaatatttctacgattaaacttgcatattaaatatattttcttgtttaggatattagtgtctgtatattcaatgtgtttctggtcgtcttaatattagtAAGAAGTCCAcaaagtggattttgtcttcaaataattttgtccGTATGAAAAAGcattttaggaaattaaatttacattagtacaaatattagaacgatcagaaacatgtttaatatacagccactaatatgttatgcaggaaaatatatttgatatgtaattacaatcgtcaaaaagtcttattagtcgataacatcttaaaaattgcagcaaactcggggaatgtccctttaagtgtatAGTACagattatttaaatatacatgtacatacacgttTATATATTGGTGTGTTCATTACAGTAGGTGGCAGTCTTTGACTTTCTGTCTATTTTTCCTTTGACCACTGCCTATTTTTCCTGCTTGCAATTATAAACCTCATTGCATTCAGTGTAAATACAGCCACCTACTTACCTCAAACagctcatatttttaaaaatactgaacacgctgattaataaaattaaatagctTCAGTCCTCGAAATTCAGATCATCTGCCGACGGCAATACTCTATAATGGTAAAACCCCCACCTCTTTGCTGATCAAATTTGCAATGTTCAGCTTTTTGCATCAGCACTGCTGATAGCTGTTGTGAATTTCGAGGACTAGCTTCATAAAATTGGTCATTCATAATATCTAGATACTTAATCAGTGACatcaaatattacaataaaacagtttatgAACATTTGAGGGAAGAGTCGtacatatttcatattatgtaagAGACTTTATGGTATGATGCTTGCAGGCCCTTAGCcaggattgggggggggggggggggggtcgtttaggcttaAGGGGGTCTGTGGGCATATTGATAAAAAAGCCACCGGTAGTTGACACCATCGAGCACAATTGATCCTACAAGCCAGTGTACCTGAGCCTTGTATGAGTGCTCCAGCACTGTTCTACATCCCATACACccgcaccatcccatacacccGCTCCAGCACTGTTCTACATCCCATACACCCGCTCCAGCACTGTTCTACATCCCATACGCCCACTCCAGCACTGTTCTACATCCCATACACCCGCTCCATCCCATACACCTGCTCCAGCACTGTTCTACATCCCATACACCCGCTCCATCCCATACACCTGCTCCAGCACTGTTCTACATCCCATACACCCGCTCCATCCCATACACCTGCTCCAGCACTGTTCTACATCCCATACACCCGCTCCATCCCATACACCCGCTCCAGCACTGTTCTACATCCCATACACCCGCTCCAGCACTGTTCTACATCCCATACACCCGCTCCATCCCATACATCTGCTCCAGCACTGTTCTACATCCCATACACTCCGCACTCCATCCCATACACCCTGCTCCAGCACTGTTCTACATCCCATACACCCGCTCCAGCACTGTTCTACATCCCATACACCCGCTCCATCCCATACACCTGCTCCAGCACTGTTCTACATCCCATACACCCGCTCCATCCCATACACCTGCTCCAGCACTGTTCTACATCCCATACACCCGCTCCCATCCCATACACCTGCTCCAGCACTGTTCTACATCCCATACACCCGCTCCATCCCATACACCTGCTCCAGCACTGTTCTACATCCCATACACCCGCTCCATCCCATACACCTGCTCCAGCACTGTTCTACATCCCATACACCCGCTCCATCCCATACACCTGCTCCAGCACTGTTCTACATCCCATACACCCGCTCCATCCCATACACCCGCTCCAGCACTGTTCTACATCCCATACACCCGCTCCAGCACTGTTCTACATCCCATACACCCGCTCCATCCCATACATCTGCTCCAGCACTGTTCTACATCCCATACACCCGCTCCAGCACTGTTCTACATCCCATACACCTGCTCCAGCACTGTTCTACATCCCATACACCCGCTCCAGCACTGTTCTACATCCCATACACCTGCTCCAGCACTGTTC
Proteins encoded:
- the LOC121389978 gene encoding eukaryotic translation initiation factor 5A-1-like, with the protein product MSDHEEEFENAISAESLTFPQQCSALRKNGHVMIKGNPCKIVEMTTSKTGKHGHAKVHLVGINIFNDKKYEDMCPSTHNMDVPVIKRQEYQLNNIEEGFCTLMDENGKEREDLKLPENDIGDEIKKRFESGNETLLVTVLKAIDKEQIISVKKASAD